The proteins below are encoded in one region of Fulvia fulva chromosome 9, complete sequence:
- a CDS encoding Polyamine oxidase FMS1, translating into MSNLKHNMAHLYHIIADSKPMKPSNRGSGLGENELSVSLGATSLSETPRSAGDPGPEQQKKKKKKVVVVGAGISGLRCAAVLQRHGIEVVVLEGRDRIGGRIHTTRSEKGVRDIGAAWLHETSQNKLVKLISKLNIEYYYDDGLPLYYTEQGRAGSQFKAKKVADEFADHCEWFYETYPDAPDQSVSDFVNTFVQNHELITRDEKMWAPQAVKEVELWLGTATELASSKHLSYFITERNLYMRGGYDGIVLWTAESLLKDAGTICLNHVVDRIMWSEDGAKKSTVEGHDSNGEAFSVEADAVVSTLPLGVLRHELVSFEPSLPDDVLTGLRGFSYGALGKVFFEFADVFWSKDNDQFMFYPNPPALDEDLYGTSASSDSSSGIETILNYATVTINLWIMTGAKELCVQIAEPLTQRIEAMTDKKEIYRFFEPLFKLLRTEPYKTLPKLLNVESTHWTQDSMAGFGSYSADKVGDEPERLIEALENRKGSHLQFAGEHCTMVANGCVHGAFATGETAAKNLLNSFGVEYDGGDLVSLT; encoded by the exons ATGTCAAATCTCAAGCACAACATGGCCCATCTGTACCACATAATAGCCGACAGTAAACCTATGAAACCCTCTAATCGTGGCTCCGGCCTGGGTGAGAACGAACTCTCAGTCTCCCTCGGTGCAACTTCCCTGAGCGAGACGCCACGATCAGCTGGCGACCCAGGACCGGAGCAacagaagaagaagaagaagaaggtggTCGTTGTCGGTGCGGGTATCAGCGGCCTTCGATGTGCGGCTGTACTCCAGCGTCACGGCATCGAAGTCGTCGTGCTCGAAGGCCGTGACCGCATCGGCGGACGAATCCACACAACAAGGAGTGAGAAGGGCGTTCGCGATATTG GTGCTGCCTGGCTTCACGAAACCTCGCAGAACAAACTTGTGAAGCTCATTTCCAAACTGAACATCGAGTATTACTATGATGACGGTCTCCCTCTGTACTATACCGAACAAGGCCGAGCCGGCAGCCAGTTCAAGGCTAAAAAGGTCGCCGACGAGTTCGCAGATCACTGTGAGTGGTTCTACGAGACGTACCCAGATGCGCCGGACCAGTCGGTCTCCGATTTCGTGAACACTTTCGTACAGAACCATGAACTCATCACGCGTGATGAGAAGATGTGGGCACCACAGGCCGTGAAGGAGGTAGAATTGTGGCTGGGAACTGCCACTGAGCTTGCGAGCTCTAAACACCTTTCTTATTTTATAACCGAGAGGAACCTGTATATGAGGGGAGGTTACGACGGAATCGTCCTGTGGACAGCGGAATCCCTACTGAAGGATGCAGGTACGATCTGTCTGAACCATGTCGTGGACCGCATCATGTGGAGCGAAGACGGGGCCAAGAAGAGCACCGTGGAAGGACATGACAGCAACGGCGAGGCTTTCAGCGTGGAAGCGGATGCTGTGGTGTCAACCCTGCCTCTCGGAGTCCTGCGTCACGAGCTTGTATCTTTCGAGCCGTCCCTGCCAGACGATGTGCTTACTGGACTAAGGGGCTTCTCGTACGGCGCCCTTGGAAAAGTATTTTTCGAGTTCGCCGATGTCTTCTGGAGCAAAGACAACGATCAATTCATGTTCTACCCGAATCCACCTGCACTCGACGAGGATCTGTATGGTACCTCGGCGAGCTCCGACAGCTCCAGCGGCATCGAGACGATCCTCAATTATGCCACCGTCACGATCAACCTGTGGATCATGACTGGTGCGAAAGAGCTTTGTGTCCAGATCGCAGAGCCGCTCACACAGCGGATCGAGGCTATGACGGACAAGAAAGAAATCTATAGATTCTTCGAGCCACTCTTCAAGCTCCTTCGCACCGAGCCGTACAAGACCTTGCCGAAACTGCTGAATGTGGAGAGCACGCATTGGACGCAAGATTCAATGGCCGGCTTTGGGTCATACTCTGCCGACAAGGTGGGAGATGAGCCTGAGCGCTTGATTGAAGCGCTGGAGAACCGCAAGGGCTCTCATCTGCAGTTTGCCGGCGAGCACTGCACTATGGTTGCCAATGGGTGCGTCCATGGTGCTTTCGCTACGGGAGAGACTGCAGCGAAGAATCTGTTGAATTCGTTTGGCGTTGAATACGACGGTGGAGACCTTGTCAGTCTTACCTAG